A region of Micromonospora sp. WMMD882 DNA encodes the following proteins:
- a CDS encoding CYTH and CHAD domain-containing protein, with product MIEEERKYAVPDGFRLPDLSAALPDGGRTRTRRSVTLVATYFDTADLRLARAGVSLRHRKGEKRPWTVKLPTGVPGARHEISRPGRAATAPAELVALVTAYHRGEPLRPVARVRTVRRRRELLDGDGAPLAEVVDDEVTTDVLPGADRDGSSGAAGGTFRELEVERLAGGDDTVLDRVEDILRAAGARRGTFVPKHVRALGPAAGRAPDRVDPVGLPDRPTAGDVVTEAVRRGVRRVLRHDPLVRLGDEAGDVDAVRRMRVGARRLRSDLRTFGPLVDPDWARPLRAELAWLGGVLGAVRDVEVLRGRLRSTAAADPVSALDPDAVDRLDAALVARHERARTAVDEALRSPRYLALVESLVAATRAPRLTGRADRPAKKTLRRLVAKPWRRLTSGTKRHDGVDALDPIGPDETWHEIRKEGKRARYALEAVAPVAGGGAAKLVLAMKETQALLGAHQDAAVAAEVWTELALAHPDDPALAVTAGRLAERERAAVRRARAGFPGRWRQVARLRKGWLR from the coding sequence ATGATCGAGGAGGAGCGCAAGTACGCGGTGCCGGACGGTTTCCGTCTGCCGGACCTGTCCGCCGCCCTGCCCGACGGCGGGCGGACGCGGACCCGGCGGTCGGTCACCCTGGTCGCCACCTACTTCGACACCGCCGATCTGCGGCTGGCCCGGGCCGGGGTGTCGCTGCGTCACCGCAAGGGCGAGAAGCGGCCCTGGACGGTGAAGTTGCCGACCGGCGTCCCCGGCGCCCGGCACGAGATCTCCCGTCCGGGTCGGGCCGCGACCGCTCCGGCGGAGCTGGTCGCGCTGGTCACCGCGTACCACCGGGGCGAGCCGTTGCGTCCGGTCGCCCGGGTGCGGACCGTCCGGCGACGGCGTGAGCTGCTCGACGGCGACGGCGCCCCGCTCGCCGAGGTGGTCGACGACGAGGTGACCACCGACGTCCTGCCCGGCGCCGACCGGGACGGGTCGAGCGGGGCCGCCGGGGGCACGTTCCGGGAGCTGGAGGTGGAACGCCTCGCGGGCGGCGACGACACGGTGCTCGACCGGGTGGAGGACATCCTGCGCGCGGCGGGCGCGCGACGCGGGACGTTCGTCCCGAAGCACGTCCGGGCGCTCGGCCCGGCCGCCGGACGCGCCCCGGACCGGGTCGACCCGGTCGGCCTGCCGGACCGGCCGACCGCCGGTGACGTCGTCACCGAGGCGGTCCGGCGTGGAGTCCGTCGCGTGCTGCGGCACGATCCGCTGGTCCGGCTCGGCGACGAGGCCGGCGACGTGGACGCCGTCCGTCGGATGCGGGTCGGCGCCCGACGGCTGCGCAGCGACCTGCGGACGTTCGGTCCGCTTGTCGACCCCGACTGGGCGCGTCCGCTGCGCGCCGAGCTGGCCTGGCTGGGCGGGGTGCTGGGCGCGGTCCGCGACGTGGAGGTGCTGCGCGGGCGGCTGCGGTCCACGGCCGCCGCCGACCCGGTCAGCGCGCTCGACCCGGACGCGGTGGACCGGTTGGACGCCGCGCTCGTCGCCCGCCACGAGCGGGCCCGGACCGCCGTGGACGAGGCGTTGCGCTCGCCCCGCTACCTCGCCCTGGTCGAGTCGCTGGTGGCGGCGACCCGCGCGCCCCGGCTCACCGGGCGGGCCGACCGGCCGGCGAAGAAGACGCTGCGCCGGCTGGTCGCCAAGCCGTGGCGGCGGTTGACGTCCGGCACGAAGCGGCACGACGGGGTGGACGCCCTCGACCCGATCGGCCCCGACGAGACCTGGCACGAGATCCGCAAGGAGGGCAAGCGGGCCCGGTACGCGTTGGAGGCCGTCGCCCCGGTCGCCGGCGGCGGCGCGGCGAAGCTGGTGCTGGCGATGAAGGAGACGCAGGCGTTGCTCGGCGCGCACCAGGACGCGGCGGTGGCCGCCGAGGTCTGGACCGAGCTCGCCCTGGCCCATCCGGACGATCCGGCGCTGGCGGTCACCGCCGGCCGACTGGCCGAACGGGAACGCGCGGCGGTGCGCCGGGCCCGGGCCGGGTTCCCGGGTCGCTGGCGGCAGGTGGCCCGGCTCCGGAAGGGCTGGTTGCGGTGA
- a CDS encoding 3-methyladenine DNA glycosylase has product MLDAPRWRARRQAHQDRVDAWLAPHLARRQAGERHPVEDFLFTYYSHRPAQLRRWHPGAGVTLRDAEPAEFGPDYRATATGVTLDTGRVRARRAESVTWIRGLLAATAARPAHLGCFGMHEWAMVYRQTQDEIRHDAWPLRLSPDRTAEVVEERGVRCSHFDAYRFFTAPARPLNVLRPTRDSQHALEQPGCLHANMDLYKWAYKLSPLVASELVADCFALAREIRTLDMRASPYDLAALGHPPVRVETPEGRAEYAAAQRGFAGRAAVLRARLLAALD; this is encoded by the coding sequence GTGCTCGACGCGCCGCGGTGGCGGGCCCGGCGGCAGGCCCACCAGGACCGGGTCGACGCCTGGCTGGCCCCGCACCTGGCCCGGCGACAGGCCGGGGAGCGGCACCCGGTGGAGGACTTCCTCTTCACCTACTACTCGCACCGGCCGGCGCAGTTACGCCGGTGGCATCCGGGGGCCGGGGTGACGTTGCGCGACGCGGAGCCGGCCGAGTTCGGCCCCGACTACCGCGCCACCGCCACCGGGGTCACCCTCGACACCGGCCGGGTACGCGCCCGGCGCGCCGAGTCGGTCACCTGGATCCGGGGCCTGCTGGCGGCCACCGCCGCCCGACCGGCGCACCTCGGCTGCTTCGGCATGCACGAGTGGGCGATGGTCTACCGGCAGACCCAGGACGAGATACGCCACGACGCGTGGCCGCTGCGGCTGAGCCCGGACCGGACCGCCGAGGTGGTGGAGGAGCGGGGCGTACGGTGCAGTCACTTCGACGCGTACCGCTTCTTCACCGCCCCGGCGCGGCCGTTGAACGTGCTCCGCCCGACCCGGGACAGCCAGCACGCCCTGGAGCAGCCGGGCTGTCTACACGCCAACATGGATCTCTACAAGTGGGCGTACAAGCTCTCCCCGCTGGTCGCCTCGGAGCTGGTCGCGGACTGCTTCGCGCTGGCCCGGGAGATCCGGACCCTGGACATGCGGGCGTCCCCGTACGACCTGGCGGCGCTCGGCCATCCACCGGTGCGGGTGGAGACGCCGGAGGGCCGGGCCGAGTACGCCGCCGCCCAACGGGGTTTCGCCGGGCGGGCCGCCGTGCTGCGCGCCCGCCTGTTGGCCGCCCTCGACTGA
- a CDS encoding HU family DNA-binding protein yields the protein MNKAELIEALAARLGDRKAATAALDAVLAEVQAAVAKGEKVSITGFGAFEKRVRAARTARNPRTGEAVKVKKTSVPTFRPGAGFKEMVASGKPPKATTAAKKTTSAAKTTAAAKTTGTKATGSKATGSKATGAKATGTKAAGTKAAGTKATGARKTTAAAKATSATATKAATKAAGTKATGSKATGAKATGTKAAGAKAAPAKKSAATKTAAKKTTAAKKSGATAAKSTTAKATTAKKSPARKAPAKKAATR from the coding sequence GTGAACAAGGCCGAGCTCATCGAGGCGCTCGCCGCTCGCCTGGGAGACCGGAAGGCGGCGACTGCGGCGCTCGACGCGGTCCTCGCTGAGGTCCAGGCGGCGGTCGCGAAGGGCGAGAAGGTGTCCATCACCGGCTTCGGAGCGTTCGAGAAGCGCGTACGCGCCGCCCGAACAGCCCGGAACCCGCGTACCGGAGAGGCGGTGAAGGTCAAGAAGACGTCCGTGCCGACCTTCCGGCCGGGCGCGGGCTTCAAGGAGATGGTGGCCAGCGGCAAGCCGCCGAAGGCCACGACCGCCGCGAAGAAGACCACCAGCGCCGCCAAGACGACGGCGGCGGCCAAGACGACCGGCACGAAGGCCACCGGCAGCAAGGCCACCGGCAGCAAGGCGACCGGCGCGAAGGCGACCGGCACGAAGGCTGCTGGTACGAAGGCCGCTGGTACGAAGGCGACCGGCGCCCGCAAGACCACGGCCGCCGCGAAGGCCACCTCGGCGACGGCCACCAAGGCCGCGACGAAGGCCGCTGGTACGAAGGCGACCGGCAGCAAGGCCACCGGGGCGAAGGCGACCGGTACGAAGGCCGCCGGAGCGAAGGCCGCTCCGGCCAAGAAGAGCGCGGCGACCAAGACCGCCGCCAAGAAGACGACCGCGGCGAAGAAGTCCGGCGCAACGGCGGCCAAGTCGACCACGGCGAAGGCCACCACGGCGAAGAAGTCGCCGGCCCGGAAGGCGCCGGCGAAGAAGGCCGCCACCCGCTGA
- the leuC gene encoding 3-isopropylmalate dehydratase large subunit, protein MVGVTPKPRTLAEKVWDAHVVRSAAGEPDLLYIDLHLLHEVTSPQAFDGLRLAGRPVRRTDLTIATEDHNTPTGYADPAFRERRGDLLTIADPTSRTQIETLRRNCAEFGVRLHPLGDENQGIVHVIGPQLGLTQPGMTIVCGDSHTATHGAFGALAFGIGTSEVEHVLATQTLPQARPRTMAVNVTGQLGPGVTAKDLVLALIAQVGTGGGRGHVVEYRGEAIRALSMEGRMTIANMSIEWGAKAGMIAPDETTFAYLKGRPNAPQGDAWDAAVAYWRSLPTDDGAVFDSEVTLDATQVTPFVTWGTNPGQGAPLGAAVPDPEEFAGEAERTAARRALEYMDLRPGTALRDLAVDVVFVGSCTNGRLEDLRAAADVLRGRRVAEGVRMLVVPGSAAVRLAAEAEGLDKIFIDSGAEWRFAGCSMCLGMNPDTLSPGQRSASTSNRNFEGRQGRGGRTHLVSPPVAAATAVVGKLAAPADL, encoded by the coding sequence ATGGTGGGAGTCACTCCGAAGCCAAGGACCTTGGCCGAGAAGGTCTGGGACGCGCACGTCGTGCGATCCGCCGCGGGTGAACCGGATCTGCTCTACATCGACCTGCACCTGCTGCACGAGGTCACCAGCCCGCAGGCCTTCGACGGTCTCCGGCTGGCCGGCCGTCCGGTCCGCCGTACCGACCTGACGATCGCGACCGAGGACCACAACACCCCCACCGGGTACGCGGACCCGGCCTTCCGCGAGCGACGCGGCGACCTGCTCACCATCGCCGACCCGACCTCGCGTACCCAGATCGAGACGTTGCGCCGCAACTGCGCCGAGTTCGGCGTACGGCTGCACCCGCTGGGGGACGAGAACCAGGGCATCGTGCACGTCATCGGGCCGCAGCTCGGCCTCACCCAGCCCGGCATGACGATCGTCTGTGGCGATTCGCACACCGCCACGCACGGCGCGTTCGGCGCGCTGGCCTTCGGCATCGGCACCAGCGAGGTCGAGCACGTGCTGGCCACCCAGACCCTGCCGCAGGCCCGGCCGAGGACGATGGCGGTGAACGTGACCGGTCAGCTCGGACCGGGGGTGACCGCCAAGGACCTGGTGCTGGCGCTGATCGCCCAGGTCGGCACCGGCGGCGGTCGCGGGCACGTGGTGGAGTACCGGGGCGAGGCGATCCGGGCCCTGTCCATGGAGGGCCGGATGACCATCGCCAACATGTCCATCGAGTGGGGCGCCAAGGCCGGCATGATCGCGCCGGACGAGACCACCTTCGCGTACCTCAAGGGACGGCCGAACGCGCCGCAGGGGGACGCCTGGGACGCCGCCGTGGCCTACTGGCGGAGCCTGCCCACCGACGACGGCGCGGTCTTCGACTCCGAGGTGACCCTGGACGCCACGCAGGTCACCCCGTTCGTCACCTGGGGCACCAACCCGGGGCAGGGCGCGCCGCTGGGCGCGGCGGTGCCGGACCCGGAGGAGTTCGCCGGCGAGGCCGAGCGGACCGCCGCCCGACGGGCCCTGGAGTACATGGACCTGCGGCCCGGCACCGCGCTGCGTGACCTCGCCGTGGACGTGGTCTTCGTCGGCTCGTGCACCAACGGCCGGCTGGAGGACCTGCGCGCGGCGGCGGACGTGCTGCGTGGCCGCCGCGTCGCCGAGGGCGTGCGGATGCTTGTCGTGCCCGGCTCCGCCGCGGTGCGCCTGGCCGCCGAGGCCGAGGGGTTGGACAAGATCTTCATCGACTCCGGGGCGGAGTGGCGGTTCGCCGGCTGTTCCATGTGTCTGGGCATGAACCCGGACACCCTCTCGCCGGGGCAGCGTTCCGCCTCCACCTCCAACCGCAACTTCGAGGGCCGGCAGGGCCGGGGCGGGCGTACCCATCTGGTGTCGCCCCCGGTCGCCGCCGCCACCGCCGTGGTCGGCAAGCTGGCCGCGCCGGCCGATCTCTGA
- a CDS encoding RNA degradosome polyphosphate kinase: protein MGTPDDAGSEPEPMGTVDDGQPGPGAGGAASAGVDEVTDPGGYGSPGGTGPEQVGPGGPRPPDDDEPATPEPLPEDRFLNRELSWLDFNARVLTLAEDPRTPLLERAKFLAIFASNLDEFYMVRVAGLQRRLSAGLPVRGGDRMPLRTQLELIAEKSADLVARHAACFVDDVRPKLAAEDIHLLGWSDLGDPERERLRTYFRDQIFPVLTPLAVDPAHPFPYISGRSLNLAVTVRDPHGGTELFARVKVPNNVPRFVRVCRDLPGVRFLPVEELISVHLGQLFSGMQVVECHLFRVTRNAELEVDEDRDEDLLQALERELARRRFGPPVRLEVAASISDHMLELLVRELDMDAHDVLRVPGLLDLSALWQVYGAADRPDLKDPPFVPATHPRLTEGEVPRSVFATLRDGDILVHHPYHSFATSVQRFVEQAAADPHVLAIKQTLYRTSGDSPIVDALVDAAEAGKQVVVLVELKARFDEVANIGWARTLERAGCHVVYGLVGLKTHCKTSLVVRQEGNQIRRYCHIGTGNYHPKTARLYEDFGMLTADPEIGADLTDLFNVLTGYSRQTAYRRLLVAPQGIRRGLVERIDREIAHTRLGTPGLVQIKVNSLVDEEITDALYRASRAGVHVDLLIRGMCTLRPGVPGLSENIRVRSILGRFLEHSRVFRFGNDGATEFWMGSADLMHRNLDRRVEALVQVSDPVARAELDHVLTAAMSPEVDAFELAPDGTWRRRVGTPETPLTDLQELLLRRVGGTAG from the coding sequence ATGGGCACGCCGGACGACGCCGGCTCCGAACCCGAGCCCATGGGCACCGTGGACGACGGCCAGCCCGGTCCGGGCGCGGGCGGCGCCGCCTCCGCCGGGGTCGACGAGGTGACCGACCCCGGCGGGTACGGGTCGCCCGGCGGGACCGGCCCGGAGCAGGTCGGCCCCGGCGGGCCCCGACCGCCCGACGACGACGAGCCGGCGACGCCGGAGCCGCTGCCCGAGGACCGCTTCCTCAACCGGGAGCTGTCCTGGCTCGACTTCAACGCCCGGGTGCTCACCCTGGCCGAGGATCCGCGCACCCCGCTGCTGGAACGGGCGAAGTTCCTGGCCATCTTCGCCAGCAACCTGGACGAGTTCTACATGGTGCGGGTCGCCGGGCTGCAACGCCGGCTCTCCGCCGGGCTGCCGGTACGCGGCGGCGACCGGATGCCGCTGCGCACCCAGCTCGAACTGATCGCGGAGAAGTCCGCCGACCTGGTGGCCCGGCACGCCGCCTGCTTCGTCGACGACGTCCGGCCGAAACTGGCCGCCGAGGACATCCACCTGCTGGGCTGGTCGGATCTCGGCGATCCGGAACGGGAACGGCTGCGCACCTACTTCCGGGACCAGATCTTCCCGGTGCTCACCCCGCTCGCCGTGGACCCGGCGCACCCGTTCCCGTACATCTCCGGACGGTCGTTGAACCTGGCGGTGACGGTCCGCGACCCGCACGGCGGGACGGAGCTGTTCGCCCGGGTCAAGGTGCCGAACAACGTGCCCCGGTTCGTACGGGTCTGTCGTGACCTGCCCGGCGTCCGGTTCCTGCCGGTCGAGGAGCTGATCTCCGTACACCTGGGGCAGCTCTTCTCCGGCATGCAGGTGGTCGAGTGCCACCTGTTCCGGGTCACCCGCAACGCCGAGCTGGAGGTCGACGAGGACCGGGACGAGGACCTGCTCCAGGCGCTGGAACGCGAGCTGGCCCGCCGCCGCTTCGGCCCGCCGGTCCGGCTGGAGGTCGCCGCGTCCATCTCCGACCACATGCTGGAGCTGCTCGTCCGTGAGCTGGACATGGACGCCCACGACGTGCTGCGGGTGCCCGGCCTGCTGGACCTCTCCGCGCTGTGGCAGGTGTACGGCGCGGCGGACCGCCCGGACCTGAAGGACCCGCCGTTCGTGCCGGCCACCCACCCCCGGCTGACCGAGGGCGAGGTGCCACGCAGCGTCTTCGCCACCCTGCGCGACGGCGACATCCTGGTGCACCACCCTTACCACTCGTTCGCGACGAGCGTGCAGCGGTTCGTCGAGCAGGCCGCCGCCGACCCGCACGTGCTGGCCATCAAGCAGACCCTCTACCGCACCAGCGGCGACTCCCCCATCGTGGACGCCCTGGTCGACGCGGCCGAGGCCGGCAAGCAGGTGGTGGTGCTGGTCGAGCTGAAGGCCCGGTTCGACGAGGTGGCCAACATCGGTTGGGCCCGCACCCTGGAGCGGGCCGGCTGCCACGTCGTCTACGGCCTGGTGGGCCTGAAGACCCACTGCAAGACCTCCCTCGTCGTCCGGCAGGAGGGCAACCAGATCCGGCGGTACTGCCACATCGGCACCGGCAACTACCACCCGAAGACCGCCCGGCTGTACGAGGACTTCGGCATGCTCACCGCCGACCCCGAGATCGGGGCGGACCTCACCGACCTGTTCAACGTGCTCACCGGGTACAGCCGGCAGACCGCGTACCGGCGGCTGCTGGTCGCCCCGCAGGGCATCCGGCGGGGCCTGGTCGAGCGGATCGACCGGGAGATCGCGCACACCCGGCTCGGCACGCCCGGCCTGGTGCAGATCAAGGTGAACTCCCTGGTGGACGAGGAGATCACCGACGCGCTCTACCGGGCGTCCCGGGCCGGGGTGCATGTCGACCTGCTCATCCGGGGCATGTGCACGCTGCGGCCGGGGGTGCCGGGCCTGTCGGAGAACATCCGGGTCCGCTCGATCCTGGGTCGGTTCCTGGAACACTCCCGCGTCTTCCGCTTCGGCAACGACGGGGCCACCGAGTTCTGGATGGGCTCGGCCGACCTGATGCACCGCAACCTGGACCGTCGGGTCGAGGCGTTGGTGCAGGTGAGCGATCCGGTCGCGCGCGCCGAGCTGGATCACGTGCTGACCGCCGCGATGAGCCCGGAGGTGGACGCCTTCGAGCTGGCCCCGGACGGCACGTGGCGACGCCGGGTCGGCACCCCGGAGACGCCGCTGACCGACCTCCAGGAGCTGCTGCTGCGCCGCGTCGGCGGCACGGCCGGCTGA
- a CDS encoding NUDIX hydrolase, producing the protein MVAVNVIRAAGGVAWRPAPGGGVEVCLVHRPRYGDWSLPKGKVEPGEHPLLAAVREVAEESDVRGVPQVRLPSVSYRSAGQPKVVDFWSMRAVGQGGFEAGTEVDDVRWLPVEAAADLVSYPHDAEVLRTFAALPPVTGTVALVRHAHAGARATWSGPDTARPLDGTGRAQARTLADLLAVLRPARLFSASPRRCVQTLDPLADLLDLPIEVDRDLDEPEPGQQRQERALAAAARLTELAAAGAPVVACSQGKVIPFALERLTGRSGDFTTAKGGGWLLAFTPGGVLPPDLLR; encoded by the coding sequence CTGGTTGCGGTGAACGTGATCCGGGCCGCCGGCGGGGTGGCCTGGCGGCCGGCGCCGGGCGGCGGGGTCGAGGTCTGCCTGGTGCACCGGCCCCGCTACGGGGACTGGTCGCTGCCGAAGGGCAAGGTGGAGCCGGGCGAGCATCCGCTGCTCGCCGCGGTCCGCGAGGTCGCCGAGGAGAGCGACGTGCGGGGGGTGCCGCAGGTACGGCTGCCCAGCGTGTCGTACCGCAGCGCCGGGCAGCCGAAGGTGGTGGACTTCTGGTCGATGCGGGCGGTGGGTCAGGGCGGCTTCGAGGCGGGCACCGAGGTCGACGACGTGCGCTGGCTGCCGGTCGAGGCGGCGGCGGACCTCGTCTCGTACCCGCACGACGCCGAGGTGCTGCGCACGTTCGCGGCCCTGCCGCCGGTGACCGGCACGGTGGCCCTGGTCCGGCACGCGCACGCCGGCGCCCGGGCCACCTGGTCGGGGCCGGACACCGCCCGCCCGCTCGACGGGACCGGCCGGGCGCAGGCCCGTACGCTCGCCGACCTGCTGGCCGTGCTCCGGCCGGCCCGGCTGTTCTCCGCCTCGCCCCGCCGCTGCGTACAGACCCTCGACCCGTTGGCGGACCTGCTGGACCTGCCGATCGAGGTGGACCGTGACCTGGACGAGCCGGAGCCGGGCCAGCAACGGCAGGAGCGGGCGCTGGCCGCGGCGGCCCGGCTGACCGAGCTGGCCGCCGCGGGCGCCCCGGTGGTGGCGTGCAGCCAGGGCAAGGTGATCCCGTTCGCGCTGGAACGGCTGACCGGTCGGTCCGGTGACTTCACCACCGCCAAGGGCGGCGGCTGGCTGCTGGCGTTCACCCCCGGCGGCGTGCTCCCGCCCGATCTTCTCCGCTGA
- a CDS encoding fumarylacetoacetate hydrolase family protein, with translation MRIARFAHAKGMSFGAVEGEPGVGPQGLTVAEIDGHPFGQLQFSGARWALSDVRLLSPILPSKVVCVGRNYADHAAEHGSEVPKEPLLFLKPSTSVIGPRDAIRLPLFSRQVEHEAELAVVIGPPGARRADRAAAERAIFGYTCANDVTARDLQRADGQWTRAKGFDSFCPIGPWITTGLDVGDLEVRCEVGRDPEEMEVRQLGRTKDMVFDVPSLVSYISHVMTLLPGDVVLTGTPAGVSPLTDGDTVTVRVEGIGELTNPVVAA, from the coding sequence GTGCGTATCGCTCGTTTCGCTCATGCCAAGGGAATGTCGTTCGGTGCCGTCGAGGGGGAGCCGGGGGTGGGGCCGCAGGGGCTCACCGTCGCCGAGATCGACGGACATCCGTTCGGGCAGCTCCAGTTCAGTGGCGCCCGGTGGGCGCTGTCGGACGTCCGGCTGCTCTCGCCGATCCTGCCCAGCAAGGTGGTCTGCGTGGGCCGCAACTACGCCGACCACGCCGCCGAGCACGGCAGCGAGGTGCCGAAGGAGCCGCTGCTGTTCCTCAAACCCTCCACCAGCGTGATCGGTCCCCGGGACGCGATCCGGTTGCCGCTCTTCTCCCGTCAGGTGGAGCACGAGGCCGAGCTGGCGGTGGTGATCGGGCCACCCGGGGCGCGCCGGGCCGACCGGGCCGCCGCCGAGCGGGCCATCTTCGGCTACACCTGCGCCAACGACGTGACCGCCCGGGACCTGCAACGCGCCGACGGCCAGTGGACCCGGGCCAAGGGCTTCGACTCGTTCTGCCCGATCGGGCCGTGGATCACCACCGGGCTGGACGTCGGTGACCTGGAGGTCCGCTGCGAGGTGGGACGGGACCCGGAGGAGATGGAGGTCCGTCAGCTCGGCCGGACCAAGGACATGGTCTTCGACGTGCCGTCACTGGTGTCGTACATCTCGCACGTCATGACGTTGCTGCCGGGGGACGTGGTGCTGACCGGCACGCCGGCCGGGGTTAGCCCGCTCACGGACGGGGATACCGTCACCGTGCGTGTCGAGGGGATCGGGGAGTTGACCAATCCGGTGGTGGCCGCCTGA
- the leuD gene encoding 3-isopropylmalate dehydratase small subunit: MDRFTTHTGTAVPLRRSNVDTDQIIPAVYLKRVTRTGFADGLFSAWREDPGFVLNDSSYSGASILVAGPEFGTGSSREHAVWALRDWGFRAVISPRFGDIFRGNALKEGLLPVELELKTVEEIWDRLEADPTTAVTVDLAERLVRVGADTWPFPLDDFSRWRLMEGLDDIGLTLRHEADITAYEARRSPFLPVLA; the protein is encoded by the coding sequence ATGGACAGGTTCACCACGCACACCGGCACCGCCGTGCCGCTGCGCCGTTCCAATGTGGACACGGATCAGATCATCCCCGCCGTGTACCTCAAGCGGGTGACCCGGACCGGTTTCGCCGACGGGCTCTTCAGCGCGTGGCGGGAGGACCCGGGATTCGTGCTCAACGATTCCTCGTATTCCGGGGCGTCGATTCTCGTCGCCGGTCCCGAGTTCGGCACGGGGTCGTCGCGCGAGCACGCCGTGTGGGCGCTGCGGGACTGGGGCTTCCGCGCGGTGATCTCACCGCGCTTCGGTGACATCTTCCGCGGCAACGCGTTGAAGGAGGGCCTCCTCCCGGTCGAGCTGGAATTGAAGACCGTCGAGGAGATCTGGGATCGCCTGGAGGCCGACCCGACGACGGCGGTCACCGTCGACCTCGCCGAGCGGCTGGTCCGGGTCGGCGCGGACACCTGGCCCTTCCCGCTTGACGACTTCAGCCGCTGGCGGTTGATGGAGGGCTTGGACGACATTGGACTGACCCTCCGGCACGAGGCCGACATCACCGCGTACGAGGCCCGCCGGTCACCCTTCCTTCCGGTGCTGGCATAG
- a CDS encoding cellulose binding domain-containing protein, with amino-acid sequence MRRRLFRPTRLTAPVAAVAVPLALLVGVVTTAPAAPAADRPAAATPTTPSVPLTPPPTSPPPDETHCYAFHQTVGRWPGGFQGRVTVRNVGLAPSRSWTVTFTLPDGHRVRHAWHTRLTQSGTTVTAANTDHNGALFHGEEAVFGFLATATSAPTEPTLTCTAD; translated from the coding sequence ATGCGCCGAAGGCTGTTCCGTCCCACCCGGCTGACCGCGCCCGTCGCCGCCGTCGCCGTCCCCCTGGCCCTGCTGGTCGGTGTCGTCACCACTGCGCCCGCCGCCCCGGCGGCCGACCGACCCGCCGCCGCCACCCCGACCACCCCGAGCGTCCCGTTGACCCCGCCCCCCACGTCGCCGCCACCGGACGAGACGCACTGCTACGCCTTCCACCAGACCGTCGGGCGGTGGCCGGGCGGCTTCCAGGGCCGGGTGACCGTCCGGAACGTCGGCCTCGCCCCCAGCCGGAGCTGGACGGTCACCTTCACGCTGCCCGACGGCCACCGCGTCCGTCATGCCTGGCACACCCGACTGACCCAGTCCGGCACGACGGTCACCGCCGCGAACACGGATCACAACGGCGCGCTGTTCCACGGGGAGGAGGCCGTCTTCGGATTCCTGGCCACCGCCACCAGCGCCCCGACCGAACCCACCCTCACCTGCACGGCGGACTGA
- a CDS encoding IclR family transcriptional regulator, translating to MSGVGVLDKAVVILAACVDGASLAELVDRTKLPRATAHRLAQALEIHRMLVRDTQGRWRPGPRLGELANAAPDVLLTAAEPLLAALRDATGESAQLYLRRADERVCVAAAERASGLRDTVPVGSVLPMTAGSAAQILLAWEPPEAVMPLLPRSKFTGRTLAEVRRRGWAQSVAEREAGVASVSAPIRDRTGRVIAAISISGPIERLGRRPGERHAMAVVRAGQRLSGL from the coding sequence ATGAGCGGTGTCGGCGTTCTCGACAAGGCGGTGGTCATCCTGGCCGCCTGTGTCGACGGCGCCAGCCTGGCCGAACTCGTTGATCGCACCAAGCTGCCGAGGGCGACCGCCCACCGGTTGGCGCAGGCGCTGGAGATCCACCGGATGCTGGTCCGGGACACCCAGGGACGGTGGCGTCCCGGCCCGCGCCTCGGTGAGCTGGCCAACGCGGCCCCGGACGTGCTGCTGACCGCGGCGGAGCCGCTGCTGGCCGCCCTGCGCGACGCCACCGGGGAGAGCGCCCAGCTCTACCTGCGCCGGGCCGACGAGCGGGTCTGCGTGGCCGCCGCCGAGCGGGCCAGCGGCCTGCGGGACACCGTGCCGGTCGGTTCGGTGCTGCCGATGACCGCCGGCTCGGCGGCGCAGATCCTGCTGGCCTGGGAGCCGCCGGAGGCGGTGATGCCGCTGCTGCCCCGCTCGAAGTTCACCGGCCGCACCCTCGCCGAGGTCCGTCGGCGCGGCTGGGCGCAGAGCGTCGCCGAACGGGAGGCGGGTGTGGCAAGCGTCTCCGCCCCGATCCGGGACCGCACCGGCCGGGTCATCGCCGCGATCAGCATCTCCGGCCCCATCGAGCGCCTGGGTCGCCGCCCCGGCGAACGCCACGCCATGGCCGTCGTCCGGGCCGGCCAGCGCCTCTCCGGCCTGTGA